CGGCCGTCGAGCAGGCCGCGGCGCGCCACCGCGCGGGCTACCCGGTCCCGGTCGCGGTCCGGCTCTCCGCCCGCCGGCTGCTGGACCACGCACTGTCCCCCAAGGGCGTCGAGTCGCTGCTCACCCGGCACGGCCTGCCCTCGCGGGCGCTGGTCCTGGAGCTGTCCGACAGCGACTCCCGCATCCCGCTCGACGACCTGGAGCGCCGGCTGGTCGCGCTGCGCCGCCTCGGCGTACGGATCGCCCTGGACGGCTTCGGCAGCGGATACGCCGCCATCAGCGCGCTGCGCCGGCTTCCGGTCGACGTCCTGCGGCTGGACCGCGGTCTGGTCGACGGCGTGGTGGAGTCCGCCCGGCTGCACAAGATCACCGCGGGGCTGCTGCGGATCGCCGGAGACCTGGGCATGCAGTCCGTCGCCGACGGCGTCGATCTGCCCGAGCAGGTCCTCGCGCTGCGCTCCATGGGCTGCACGCACGGCATGGGCACGGCCTTCTCGGGGCCGCTCGACGAGCACCGGCTGCGGCGGTCCCTGGCGCACGCCCACTACCCGGTGCCGGACCTGCCGGGCCAGAGCCGGGCGGTGGTGCTCACCGGTAGCGGGCTGCCCGTCCGGCACGGCGGACCGGCCGGTCCGGATTCGCTCATGCATCCGCCATTGCGCTCAAATAGTGAGACCTCCGTCCCACCCACTTGACACTCGGTGCACGGCGGGGGGAGGGTCTGTGCCATGCGCACCCGAATTCTCGTACTTGGAAAGCGCGTCGGCTGAAGCCGGGTCACTGACGAAACCCGACTCGCACACCGACGCGCTCCCCTCGCTTGCCACCTGGCACGAGGGGTTTTTTGTTGCACAGCAACCTCACATATCCGTCAAAACCCTCAGCTTCGAGAAGAGACGCAGATGACCGAGCAGGCCTCCGGGGCCCACCATCCGCAGCCGCGGGCCCGTCACTCCGGCGGACCGCAGCAGCCCGCCGCCGTCGAGCACGTCACGGGTGCGCAGTCGCTGATCCGTTCGCTCGAGGAGGTCGGGGCCGACACCGTGTTCGGCATTCCCGGCGGTGCGATCCTTCCTGCGTACGACCCGATGATGGACTCCTCGAAGGTCCGGCACGTCCTGGTGCGCCACGAGCAGGGCGCCGGCCACGCGGCCACCGGCTACGCCCAGGCCACCGGCAAGGTCGGCGTCTGCATGGCGACCTCGGGCCCCGGCGCCACCAACCTCGTCACCCCGATCGCCGACGCCCATATGGACTCCGTCCCGATGGTGGCGATCACCGGTCAGGTCGCGTCCAAGGCGATCGGCACGGACGCCTTCCAGGAGGCGGACATCTGCGGCATCACGATGCCGATCACCAAGCACAACTTCCTGGTCACCGACCCCGCCGAGATCCCCCGGACGATCGCCGAGGCGTTCCACATCGCGGCCACCGGCCGCCCGGGCCCGGTCCTGGTCGACATCGCCAAGGACGCCCTCCAGGCCCGGACCACCTTCGTCTGGCCGCCGCACACCGAGCTGCCCGGCTACCGCCCGGTGACCAAGCCGCACGCCAAGCAGATCCGCGAGGCCGCACGGCTGATCGCCGAGTCCAAGCGCCCGGTGCTCTACGTCGGCGGCGGTGTGATCAAGGCCGGCGCCACCGCCGAGCTGAAGGTGCTCGCCGAGCTGACCGGCGCCCCCGTCACCACCACCCTGATGGCCCTGGGTGCCTTCCCCGACAGCCACCCGCAGCACGTCGGCATGCCCGGGATGCACGGGGCGGTCACCGCCGTCACCGCGCTGCAGAAGTCGGACCTGCTGATCACCCTCGGCGCCCGCTTCGACGACCGCGTCACCGGCAAGCTGGACTCCTTCGCGCCGTACGCCAAGGTCGTCCATGCGGACATCGACCCCGCGGAGATCGGCAAGAACCGTGCCGCGGACGTGCCGATCGTCGGCGACGCCCGCGAGGTCATCGCCGACCTGATCGTCGCCGTCCAGGCCGAGCACGACGCCGGCCACAAGGGTGACTACACCGCCTGGTGGAAGGACCTCAACCGCTGGCGGGAGACCTACCCGCTCGGCTACGACCTGCCCGAGGACGGCAGCCTCTCCCCGCAGCAGGTCATCGAGCGGATCGGGCAGCTCGCCCCCGCCGACACCATCTACGCCGCGGGCGTCGGCCAGCACCAGATGTGGGCCGCCCACTTCATCGGCTACGAACAGCCCTCGACGTGGCTGAACTCCGGCGGCGCCGGGACGATGGGCTACGCCGTCCCCGCCGCGATGGGCGCCAAGGCCGGCCGGCCGGACCGTACGGTCTGGGCGATCGACGGCGACGGCTGCTTCCAGATGACCAACCAGGAGCTGGTCACCTGCGCGCTGAACAACATCCCGGTCAAGGTCGCGATCATCAACAACGGAGCGCTGGGCATGGTCCGCCAGTGGCAGACCCTCTTCTACAACCAGCGCTACTCCAACACCGTGCTCCACTCCGGCCCCGAGGCCGACGGCAAGCAGCCGAGTGCAGGCACCCGGATCCCGGACTTCGTGAAGCTGGCCGAGGCGATGGGGTGCGTGGCGATGCGCTGTGAGGACCCGGCCGAGCTGGACGCGGTCATCGCCAAGGCCAATGCCATCAACGACCGCCCGGTCGTGATCGACTTCATCGTGCACGAGGACGCCCAGGTGTGGCCGATGGTCGCCGCCGGCACCTCCAACGACGAGGTCATGGCCGCCCGGGGCGTGCGTCCCGACTTCGGCGACAACGAAGACGACTGAGCCCAGGACGTTACGGACGCACGGAAGAAGAGAGAAGACCATGTCCAAGCACACGCTCTCCGTCCTGGTGGAGAACACCCCCGGCATCCTCGCCAGGATCGCCGCGCTGTTCTCCCGCCGCGGTTTCAACATCGACTCGCTCGCGGTCGGGGTCACCGAGCACCCCGACATCTCCCGCATCACCATCGTGGTCAGCGTCGAGTCGCTGCCGCTGGAGCAGGTCACCAAGCAGCTCAACAAGCTCGTCAACGTCCTGAAGATCGTCGAGCTGGAGCCGGGCGCCGCGATCCAGCGCGAACTGGTCCTGGTGAAGGTCCGCGCCGACAACGAGACGCGCTCGCAGATCGTCGAGATCGTCCAGCTCTTCCGCGCCAAGACCGTGGACGTCTCGCCCGAGGCCGTCACCATCGAGGCCACCGGATCCAGTGAAAAGCTGGAGGCGATGCTCAAGATGCTGGAGCCGTTCGGCATCAAGGAGCTGGTGCAGTCCGGGACCATCGCCATAGGCCGCGGTGCCCGGTCCATCACCGACCGCTCGCTGCGCGCACTGGACCGTTCGGCCTGACCCTGCGGTCCGACCGGACCGTATGGCGAGACCCACCGCCTTTCCTCACCCCGCCCGACGTACTGTGTGGGCACCCGCTAGATCCAAGGAGATACCCGAAGTGGCCGAGCTGTTCTACGACGACGATGCCGACCTGTCCATCATCCAGAACCGCAAGGTCGCGGTCATCGGCTACGGGAGCCAGGGCCACGCCCACGCGCTGTCCCTGCGCGACTCGGGTGTCGATGTGCGCGTCGGTCTGCACGAGGGCTCCAAGTCCAAGGCCAAGGCCGAGGAGCAGGGCCTGCGCGTGGTGACCCCCGCGGAGGCGGCCGCCGAGGCCGACGTCATCATGATCCTGGTGCCGGACCCGATCCAGGCCAAGGTCTACGAGGAGTCCATCAAGGACCACCTCAAGGACGGCGACGCGCTGTTCTTCGGCCACGGCCTCAACATCCGCTACGGCTTCATCAAGCCCCCGGCCGGCGTGGACGTCGCCCTCGTCGCCCCCAAGGGCCCGGGCCACCTGGTCCGCCGCCAGTACGAGGAGGGCCGCGGCGTCCCGTGCATCGCGGGCGTCGAGCAGGACGCGAGCGGCAACGCCTTCGCGCTCGCGCTCTCCTACGCCAAGGGCATCGGCGGCACCCGCGCCGGCGTCATCAAGACCACCTTCACCGAGGAGACCGAGACCGACCTGTTCGGTGAGCAGGCCGTCCTGTGCGGTGGCGCCTCGGCGCTGGTCAAGGCCGGCTTCGAGACCCTGGTCGAGGCGGGCTACCAGCCCGAGATCGCGTACTTCGAGTGCCTCCACGAGCTGAAGCTGATCGTGGACCTGATGTACGAGGGCGGCCTGGAGAAGATGCGCTGGTCGGTCTCCGAGACCGCCGAGTGGGGCGACTACATCACCGGCCCGCGGATCATCAACGAGAACACCAAGGCCGAGATGAAGAAGGTGCTCGCCGAGATCCAGGACGGCACCTTCGCCAACAACTGGATGGCGGAGTACAACGCCGGTCTGCCGAAGTACAACGAGTACAAGAAGGCCGACGAGGACCACCTCCTGGAGACCACCGGCAAGCAGCTGCGCAAGCTGATGAGCTGGGTGGACGACGAGGCGTAAGCCGAATGGACAGGGGGTCGCGAAACTGCTCGCGGCCCCCTCGTCCGTGCGCCCGGCCGGCTGCCGGAGCGCCTTGTCCACCGCGTCGAACCACGCACGGGTGATCCTTACGCACCGGCACAGGACGCGCCCCCCATCGCCACTACACTTGCCCATCACAAGCGCGTCAGGCTCACAGCGTCGTGCGTCTTCCACGCGGCTTTCCCCCTTCACCGCCTTCGGCCGTCGGGACGGCCGCCCTCCCCCCACAGCCTTGAGGGCGTGGGAGGTACCCCCAGGACTAGTGAGGACTGAAGAGCACGTGAGCCCGAAACCAGTCGTACTGATCGCTGAAGAGCTGTCGCCCGCCACCGTCGACGCCCTCGGTCCGGACTTCGAGATCCGGCACTGCAACGGCGCGGACCGCGCCGAGCTGCTGCCCGCCATCGCCGACGTCGACGCCGTCCTCGTGCGCAGCGCGACGAAGATCGACGCCGAGGCCATCGCCGCCGCCGGGAAGCTCAGGGTCGTCGCCCGCGCGGGCGTGGGCCTGGACAACGTCGACGTCTCCGCCGCCACCAAGGCCGGCGTGATGGTCGTCAACGCCCCGACCTCCAACATCGTCACCGCCGCCGAGCTCGCCTGCGGTCTGCTGGTGGCCACGGCTCGCAACATCCCGCAGGCCAACACCGCCCTGAAGAACGGCGAGTGGAAGCGCAGCAAGTACACCGGTGTCGAGCTCAGCGAGAAGACCCTCGGCGTGGTCGGCCTCGGCCGGATCGGCGTCCTGGTCGCGCAGCGGATGTCGGCGTTCGGCATGAAGGTCGTCGCCTACGACCCCTACGTCCAGCCGGCCCGTGCCGCGCAGATGGGCGTCAAGCTGCTGAGCCTGGACGAGCTGCTGGAGGTCGCGGACTTCATCACCGTCCACCTCCCCAAGACGCCCGAGACCGTCGGCCTGATCGGCGACGAGGCGCTGCACAAGGTCAAGCCGTCCGTCCGGATCGTCAACGCCGCCCGTGGCGGGATCGTCGACGAGGTGGCGCTGGCCACCGCGCTGAAGGAGGGCCGGGTGGCCGGCGCGGGCCTCGACGTCTACGCGACCGAGCCGTGCACCGACTCGCCGCTCTTCGAGTTCGACCAGGTCGTCGCCACCCCGCACCTCGGTGCCTCGACGGGTGAGGCGCAGGAGAAGGCCGGTATCTCGGTCGCCAAGTCGGTGCGGCTCGCGCTGGCCGGCGAGCTGGTGCCGGACGCGGTCAACGTCCAGGGCGGCGTGATCGCCGAGGACGTCAAGCCGGGCCTGCCGCTGGCCGAGCGGCTGGGCCGGATCTTCACCGCCCTGGCCGGCGAGGTCGCCATGCGCCTCGATGTCGAGGTGTACGGCGAGATCACCCAGCACGACGTCAAGGTGCTCGAACTCTCCGCGCTCAAGGGCGTGTTCGAGGACGTCGTGGACGAGACGGTGTCCTACGTCAACGCCCCGCTGTTCGCGCAGGAGCGCGGGGTGGAGGTGCGGCTGACGACCAGCAGCGAGTCGCCCGAGCACCGCAATGTGGTGACCGTGCGCGGCACCCTGGCGGGCGGCGACGAGGTGTCGATCTCCGGCACGCTGTCGGGCCACAAGAACACCCAGAAGATCGTCGCGGTCGGCGAGCACTCCATCGACCTGTCGCTCGCGGACCACATGGCCTTCATGCGCTACAGCGACCGCCCCGGTGTCGTCGGCACCGTCGGCCGGATCCTGGGCGAGGCGGGCATCAACATCGGCGGGATGCAGGTCTCCCGGGCCGATGTCGGCGGCGAGGCGCTGGTCGCGCTGACCGTCGACGACACGATTCCCCCGAACGTGCTCACCGAGATCGCCGAGGAGATCGGCGCGACCTCCGTGCGCGCGGTGAACCTCGGCGACTGATTCGCAGGTTTTCGCAGGCCAACGGGCCCGGACCCCGCTTCGGCGGAGTCCGGGCCCGGTTGCGTCCGCGGGGGCGGCGTCGCGCAATGGAAAGTGTGCGTGCCCCCGCCGGTGCGTGCGGAAGGAGGGAACGCCATGGAGGCACCCCTGGACGGCGCCCCCGGGAGCCTGACCGGGCTGCATGTCGTCGATGCGGACGGCGCCAAGGTGGGCAAGGTCCAGCAGGTCTACCGGGACGACGCCACCAACGACCCCGAGTGGATCACGGTGCGCACCGGGCTGTTCGGGATGAAGGAGACCTTCATCCCGCTCGCCGGGGTCCGTCGGAGCGGCGACGATCTGCACGTTCCGCACGCCAAGGAGACCATCAAGGCCGCGCCGCGGATCGACGCCGACGGCCATCTCGACCCCTCGGAAGAGGACGAGCTCTACCGCCACTACGGGATGGCCCGGCCGGGTACGGCGCGCCCCGGCGACCCGTCGGGCCCCGGGGGGACGGCGGATCCCGGCTCAGGGCGTGCACCGGATCCCGGCTCCGGAACCCCGCACCCCGACGACACACCGGGCGGCTAGCCGCAGGGCGTCGGAAGCGGCCGGCGGCCGGGAGAGCGCCGTCCGTGGCACCTCCCCAGCGGGAAGGTATACGCGTGTCTTATACGGACGTCTGGTACGAGCGTATGTCCGGCGATAGGCTGGCTCCATGGGACACCGTGAAGACCTTCTGGAGGGCGCCAAACGCTGCCTCCTGGAGAAGGGGTACGCGCGCACCACCGCCCGCGACATCGTGGCCGCCTCCGGCGCCAACCTCGCCTCCATCGGATACCACTACGGTTCCAAGGACGCCCTGATGCGCCAGGCGATCATCGCCTCCACCGAGGAGTGGGCTGCCGGTGTGACCCGGGCGCCGGCCGCCGGCGACGGGACGGAGAAGGGGGACGCGGATCCGCTGGAGCGGTTTGCCGTGGTCTGGGACGCGGTCCTGCAACGGATCGCCACGGAACGGGAGTTCATCGCCGCGCAGGTCGAGGTGCTGGGGCTGCTGCCGCGCGACGCGGCGCTGCGCGAGGCGGTCGGCGAGGTGCTTCCGGAAGGGGGCGAGGGGCTTGTCGCGGTCTTCGAGGGGGTGCCGGACACCGAGGTCGACCCGGAGGCGGCACGTATCGTCGGCTCCTTCTACCAGGCCCTGCTCACCGGCCTGATGGTCCAGTCACTGCTCACACCGGACGCCATGCCCTCCGGCCAGGACCTGGCGAGGGCCCTGCGCCGGGTCACCGCGGGCGAGGTGCTGAGGCGGAAGTGACGCGCCCGGCGGGGGCCGTTGCCGTCGTCCGGCCGGCCCGTACGCCTCACAGCCGCGCCGCCTTCAGCCCCATGTGCAGCAGCAGCCGGTGCTCGCCGTCGTCCAGGTCGAGGCCGGTCAGTTTCTCCACCCGGCCCAGGCGGTAGTAGAGCGTCTGACGGTGGATGCCCAGGGCCTGGGCGGTGCGGCTCGCCTGGCCCGCGCAGTCGAGGAACACCTCGGCGGTGCGCGCGAGTTCGGCGTGCGCGGGGGCCAGCAGCGGGCCGATGGCCGGGTCGGGGGCGGAGTCCGGCAGCGCGGTCAGCATGCGGTACGGGCCGAGGGCGTCCCACTGGGTGACCGGGCCCAGCCGGGGCTCGGCGCGGGCCGCGCGGGCCGCGTCCAGCGCTTCTCGCCAGGTGGCCGGGAGGTCGGTCAACTCCTGTGTCCCGGCGCCGATTCCGGCGGCGCCCGGCCGGAGCGGGGGGTGCCCGGCGGGGCCGCCGCTGCGCGCG
This portion of the Streptomyces sp. 2114.4 genome encodes:
- a CDS encoding acetolactate synthase large subunit; the protein is MTEQASGAHHPQPRARHSGGPQQPAAVEHVTGAQSLIRSLEEVGADTVFGIPGGAILPAYDPMMDSSKVRHVLVRHEQGAGHAATGYAQATGKVGVCMATSGPGATNLVTPIADAHMDSVPMVAITGQVASKAIGTDAFQEADICGITMPITKHNFLVTDPAEIPRTIAEAFHIAATGRPGPVLVDIAKDALQARTTFVWPPHTELPGYRPVTKPHAKQIREAARLIAESKRPVLYVGGGVIKAGATAELKVLAELTGAPVTTTLMALGAFPDSHPQHVGMPGMHGAVTAVTALQKSDLLITLGARFDDRVTGKLDSFAPYAKVVHADIDPAEIGKNRAADVPIVGDAREVIADLIVAVQAEHDAGHKGDYTAWWKDLNRWRETYPLGYDLPEDGSLSPQQVIERIGQLAPADTIYAAGVGQHQMWAAHFIGYEQPSTWLNSGGAGTMGYAVPAAMGAKAGRPDRTVWAIDGDGCFQMTNQELVTCALNNIPVKVAIINNGALGMVRQWQTLFYNQRYSNTVLHSGPEADGKQPSAGTRIPDFVKLAEAMGCVAMRCEDPAELDAVIAKANAINDRPVVIDFIVHEDAQVWPMVAAGTSNDEVMAARGVRPDFGDNEDD
- the ilvN gene encoding acetolactate synthase small subunit: MSKHTLSVLVENTPGILARIAALFSRRGFNIDSLAVGVTEHPDISRITIVVSVESLPLEQVTKQLNKLVNVLKIVELEPGAAIQRELVLVKVRADNETRSQIVEIVQLFRAKTVDVSPEAVTIEATGSSEKLEAMLKMLEPFGIKELVQSGTIAIGRGARSITDRSLRALDRSA
- the ilvC gene encoding ketol-acid reductoisomerase, coding for MAELFYDDDADLSIIQNRKVAVIGYGSQGHAHALSLRDSGVDVRVGLHEGSKSKAKAEEQGLRVVTPAEAAAEADVIMILVPDPIQAKVYEESIKDHLKDGDALFFGHGLNIRYGFIKPPAGVDVALVAPKGPGHLVRRQYEEGRGVPCIAGVEQDASGNAFALALSYAKGIGGTRAGVIKTTFTEETETDLFGEQAVLCGGASALVKAGFETLVEAGYQPEIAYFECLHELKLIVDLMYEGGLEKMRWSVSETAEWGDYITGPRIINENTKAEMKKVLAEIQDGTFANNWMAEYNAGLPKYNEYKKADEDHLLETTGKQLRKLMSWVDDEA
- the serA gene encoding phosphoglycerate dehydrogenase produces the protein MSPKPVVLIAEELSPATVDALGPDFEIRHCNGADRAELLPAIADVDAVLVRSATKIDAEAIAAAGKLRVVARAGVGLDNVDVSAATKAGVMVVNAPTSNIVTAAELACGLLVATARNIPQANTALKNGEWKRSKYTGVELSEKTLGVVGLGRIGVLVAQRMSAFGMKVVAYDPYVQPARAAQMGVKLLSLDELLEVADFITVHLPKTPETVGLIGDEALHKVKPSVRIVNAARGGIVDEVALATALKEGRVAGAGLDVYATEPCTDSPLFEFDQVVATPHLGASTGEAQEKAGISVAKSVRLALAGELVPDAVNVQGGVIAEDVKPGLPLAERLGRIFTALAGEVAMRLDVEVYGEITQHDVKVLELSALKGVFEDVVDETVSYVNAPLFAQERGVEVRLTTSSESPEHRNVVTVRGTLAGGDEVSISGTLSGHKNTQKIVAVGEHSIDLSLADHMAFMRYSDRPGVVGTVGRILGEAGINIGGMQVSRADVGGEALVALTVDDTIPPNVLTEIAEEIGATSVRAVNLGD
- a CDS encoding PRC-barrel domain-containing protein, yielding MEAPLDGAPGSLTGLHVVDADGAKVGKVQQVYRDDATNDPEWITVRTGLFGMKETFIPLAGVRRSGDDLHVPHAKETIKAAPRIDADGHLDPSEEDELYRHYGMARPGTARPGDPSGPGGTADPGSGRAPDPGSGTPHPDDTPGG
- a CDS encoding TetR/AcrR family transcriptional regulator — encoded protein: MGHREDLLEGAKRCLLEKGYARTTARDIVAASGANLASIGYHYGSKDALMRQAIIASTEEWAAGVTRAPAAGDGTEKGDADPLERFAVVWDAVLQRIATEREFIAAQVEVLGLLPRDAALREAVGEVLPEGGEGLVAVFEGVPDTEVDPEAARIVGSFYQALLTGLMVQSLLTPDAMPSGQDLARALRRVTAGEVLRRK